One window from the genome of Cricetulus griseus strain 17A/GY chromosome 2, alternate assembly CriGri-PICRH-1.0, whole genome shotgun sequence encodes:
- the Sf3b5 gene encoding splicing factor 3B subunit 5 has protein sequence MTDRYTIHSQLEHLQSKYIGTGHADTTKWEWLVNQHRDSYCSYMGHFDLLNYFAIAENESKARVRFNLMEKMLQPSGPPADKPEEN, from the coding sequence ATGACGGACCGGTACACCATCCACAGCCAGCTGGAGCATCTGCAGTCCAAGTACATCGGTACGGGCCACGCCGACACCACCAAGTGGGAATGGCTTGTGAACCAGCACCGGGACTCCTACTGCTCCTACATGGGTCACTTCGACCTCCTCAACTACTTCGCCATCGCCGAGAACGAGAGCAAGGCCCGCGTGCGCTTCAACCTGATGGAGAAGATGCTGCAGCCCAGCGGGCCGCCGGCGGACAAGCCCGAGGAGAACTGA